One genomic segment of Profundibacter amoris includes these proteins:
- a CDS encoding isovaleryl-CoA dehydrogenase, with protein MFNAVMNFDLGEDVNAIRDMVHRWAQDRIKPIAAEVDEKNEFPNDLWREFGEMGLLGVTTPERYGGADMSYLAHVVAVEEIARASASVALSYGAHSNLCVNQIKRNGTEEQKMKYLPKLISGEHIGALAMSEAGAGSDVVSMKLKAEKKNGYYTLSGTKYWITNGPDADTIVVYAKTDPEAGARGITAFIVETDVKGFSTSPHFDKMGMRGSNTAELIFDNVEVPFENVLGEEGRGVAVLMSGLDYERVVLSGIGTGIMAACMDEVMPYIAERKQFGQPIGNFQLMQAKVADMYTAMNSARAYTYEVAKACDRGEVTRQDAAACVLYASEQAMMQAHQAVQAMGGTGYMNESTVSRLMRDAKLMEIGAGTSEIRRMLIGRELMGAMK; from the coding sequence ATGTTCAATGCTGTGATGAATTTCGATTTGGGTGAAGATGTTAACGCCATCCGCGACATGGTGCATCGCTGGGCACAGGACCGGATCAAACCGATTGCCGCCGAGGTGGACGAAAAGAACGAATTCCCCAATGACCTATGGCGCGAGTTTGGCGAAATGGGCCTGCTGGGGGTGACCACGCCGGAAAGATACGGCGGGGCGGATATGTCTTACCTCGCGCATGTTGTGGCGGTCGAGGAGATTGCGCGTGCATCGGCCTCGGTGGCGCTGTCTTATGGCGCACATTCCAATCTGTGCGTGAACCAGATCAAGCGCAACGGCACCGAAGAGCAGAAGATGAAATATCTGCCCAAGCTGATCTCGGGCGAGCATATCGGCGCATTGGCGATGAGCGAGGCGGGCGCAGGTTCGGACGTGGTTTCGATGAAGCTAAAGGCCGAGAAAAAGAACGGCTATTACACCCTGTCGGGCACAAAATACTGGATCACCAACGGGCCGGATGCCGACACCATCGTGGTTTACGCCAAGACCGATCCCGAGGCCGGCGCGCGCGGTATCACGGCGTTTATTGTGGAAACCGACGTGAAAGGCTTTTCCACCAGCCCGCATTTCGACAAGATGGGGATGCGTGGTTCCAACACTGCCGAGCTGATTTTCGATAACGTCGAGGTGCCGTTCGAAAACGTATTGGGCGAGGAGGGGCGCGGAGTGGCCGTGCTGATGTCCGGTCTGGATTACGAGCGCGTGGTTTTGTCGGGCATCGGCACCGGCATCATGGCTGCCTGCATGGACGAGGTGATGCCCTATATCGCCGAGCGCAAACAGTTCGGCCAGCCGATCGGGAATTTCCAGCTGATGCAGGCCAAGGTGGCCGATATGTATACGGCGATGAATTCGGCCCGCGCCTATACCTACGAGGTGGCCAAGGCCTGTGATCGCGGTGAGGTCACCCGTCAGGACGCGGCGGCCTGTGTGCTCTATGCGAGTGAGCAGGCGATGATGCAGGCGCATCAGGCCGTGCAGGCGATGGGCGGCACGGGGTATATGAACGAAAGCACCGTTAGTCGCCTGATGCGGGACGCCAAACTGATGGAGATCGGCGCGGGGACAAGTGAAATCCGCCGGATGTTGATCGGGCGGGAATTGATGGGAGCGATGAAGTGA
- a CDS encoding restriction endonuclease yields MEEIAPIIIIIGGITLAVLWSMNGAKRAKIDDLEKRNEYQRKTSQKEIERLNSAQNEHNRKTQEKHIKRIRELKVETKRLADINHKTTANLTKLSERQRGLLAIIEEKNSHFPWLATAFSDYQDYLGKMDAALLLSKKRPAPKAVEKIKEATRRASNAEKRFRSLKYRIDFYEKYFPWIMDVTGDSLEEFLNAQEAIVSPPLESQNDDPVRNMLSQQEYAAFSTAERNQLALDRWKSKRKSNWEIGRMYERYIGYLYEEQGNRVEYFGAIKGLDDLGRDLIVRKSGETMIVQCKYWAKEKTIHEKHIFQLFGTVVEHIARTNSNGESLPLFETFTQLSDIRPVFVTSTVLSERAKEFAALLKVEVRESVPFGDYPIIKCNISKRNGERVYHLPFDQQYDRTVIEPEEGEFYAWTTDEAEKQGFRRAHRWRPERGD; encoded by the coding sequence ATGGAGGAAATTGCCCCAATAATTATAATCATTGGTGGCATTACGTTGGCAGTTCTGTGGTCTATGAATGGGGCGAAAAGAGCCAAGATTGATGATTTAGAGAAAAGAAATGAATATCAACGTAAGACTTCGCAAAAAGAAATTGAAAGATTAAATTCAGCCCAAAATGAACATAACCGGAAGACGCAGGAAAAACACATCAAGAGAATTAGAGAACTAAAAGTAGAGACAAAAAGGCTCGCAGATATTAATCACAAAACTACCGCGAACTTAACAAAGTTAAGTGAACGCCAACGTGGGTTACTCGCAATAATTGAAGAAAAGAACAGCCACTTCCCGTGGCTGGCAACTGCCTTTTCTGATTATCAAGACTACTTGGGTAAAATGGATGCTGCCTTACTGTTAAGTAAGAAAAGGCCGGCACCAAAGGCAGTTGAAAAGATAAAGGAAGCCACGCGAAGAGCATCAAACGCGGAAAAAAGGTTTCGCAGTCTAAAGTATCGAATTGATTTTTATGAAAAATACTTTCCTTGGATTATGGACGTGACCGGCGACTCTTTGGAAGAGTTCCTAAATGCGCAAGAAGCTATTGTTTCACCGCCGCTTGAAAGTCAGAATGATGATCCTGTTCGCAATATGCTATCTCAACAGGAATATGCTGCATTTTCCACAGCTGAAAGAAACCAGTTGGCGCTCGATAGATGGAAGAGTAAACGAAAGTCCAATTGGGAAATTGGCCGGATGTATGAGCGATACATTGGTTATTTATACGAAGAACAGGGCAATCGTGTTGAATATTTCGGTGCCATAAAAGGATTGGACGATCTTGGACGTGATTTGATTGTTCGGAAGAGTGGAGAGACTATGATTGTCCAGTGTAAATACTGGGCAAAGGAAAAGACCATCCATGAAAAACACATATTCCAATTATTTGGCACCGTTGTTGAACATATCGCACGCACGAATTCAAATGGGGAAAGCTTGCCGTTATTTGAGACATTCACCCAGCTTTCAGATATTCGCCCAGTATTTGTAACCTCGACGGTTCTAAGTGAAAGGGCTAAAGAGTTTGCTGCACTGTTGAAAGTGGAGGTGCGCGAAAGTGTTCCTTTTGGCGACTACCCAATAATCAAGTGCAATATTTCAAAAAGGAATGGTGAACGTGTTTACCACCTACCATTCGATCAGCAATATGACCGAACTGTTATCGAACCTGAAGAGGGTGAATTTTATGCATGGACGACAGATGAAGCAGAGAAACAGGGTTTTCGTCGAGCACACCGGTGGCGTCCAGAGAGGGGGGATTAA
- a CDS encoding NAD(P)H-dependent flavin oxidoreductase: MIKTRLTQLFDLTHPILSAPMALASGGALAAAVSKAGGLGFIGGAYGDTDWTIQAFEDAGGARVGCGFITWKLAENPDLLTRVLERAPAALFLSFGDPARFAVEIAAAGVPLICQVQTLRDAQHAANVGADVIIAQGAEAGGHGEKRATMTLVPEVADWLATHAPDVLLLAAGGIADGRGLAASLMLGADGVLVGSRLWASAESLAHPEMVKAAIAATGDDTIRSTVMDVARGLNWPERNTARVLKNAFTDRWHGDLDGLLGVAEVEAARWSAAWEAGDVAVANTFVGEVAGLIHGCEPAAEIIESMVTEAEALLRGAVSRLEE, from the coding sequence ATGATCAAGACACGATTGACGCAACTGTTTGATCTGACCCACCCGATCCTGTCAGCGCCAATGGCGCTTGCCTCGGGCGGGGCTTTGGCGGCGGCTGTGAGCAAGGCGGGTGGACTGGGGTTTATTGGCGGGGCCTATGGCGATACCGATTGGACTATACAGGCGTTTGAGGACGCCGGTGGGGCGCGGGTTGGCTGCGGGTTTATTACATGGAAGCTGGCCGAAAACCCTGATCTGTTGACGCGGGTTCTGGAGCGCGCGCCGGCGGCGTTGTTTTTGTCATTTGGTGATCCGGCGCGGTTTGCGGTCGAAATTGCGGCGGCAGGGGTGCCGCTGATCTGTCAGGTGCAGACTTTGCGCGATGCGCAACATGCGGCAAATGTCGGGGCGGATGTGATTATAGCGCAAGGGGCCGAGGCGGGGGGGCATGGCGAGAAACGCGCGACGATGACGTTGGTTCCTGAAGTGGCAGACTGGCTGGCGACCCATGCGCCGGATGTGTTGCTGCTGGCGGCGGGTGGTATTGCGGACGGGCGCGGTTTGGCGGCCAGCCTGATGTTAGGGGCGGACGGGGTTCTGGTTGGCTCGCGCCTGTGGGCCAGCGCCGAGAGTCTGGCGCATCCCGAGATGGTAAAGGCGGCGATTGCGGCGACGGGGGATGATACGATCCGCTCGACGGTGATGGATGTGGCGCGGGGGCTGAACTGGCCTGAACGCAATACAGCGCGGGTGTTGAAGAATGCGTTTACGGATCGCTGGCACGGGGATCTGGACGGGCTGTTAGGGGTGGCGGAAGTCGAGGCGGCGCGGTGGTCGGCGGCTTGGGAGGCCGGAGACGTCGCCGTGGCCAATACCTTTGTCGGGGAAGTGGCGGGATTGATTCACGGGTGCGAACCGGCGGCAGAAATAATTGAAAGCATGGTGACGGAGGCCGAGGCGTTGTTGCGCGGGGCCGTGTCACGGTTGGAGGAATAG
- a CDS encoding C40 family peptidase: MAWSDKYIGIPYLDRGRGFDGCDCWGLARLVYARELGIALPSYTGAYSSAEEAAEVAALLDTRNRMQTWQQVSTPRPFDLILYRHGRLSTHVAIVIDDYRMLHIQSDDAAKVESVDDPRWQARLVGFYRHVHTRLKED; the protein is encoded by the coding sequence ATGGCGTGGTCGGATAAATATATCGGCATCCCCTATCTGGATCGCGGACGCGGATTTGACGGATGCGACTGCTGGGGTCTTGCGCGGCTGGTTTATGCCCGGGAACTGGGTATTGCGCTGCCATCCTATACCGGGGCCTATTCCAGCGCCGAGGAGGCCGCAGAGGTGGCCGCTCTGCTGGATACACGCAACCGGATGCAGACTTGGCAACAAGTCTCAACACCCCGCCCGTTTGATCTGATCCTGTACCGCCACGGACGGCTATCAACCCATGTGGCCATCGTGATTGACGACTACCGGATGTTACATATCCAGTCGGATGATGCGGCAAAGGTCGAGAGCGTAGACGATCCCCGCTGGCAGGCACGTCTGGTCGGGTTTTATCGCCATGTTCACACCCGGTTAAAGGAGGATTGA
- the gpJ gene encoding TipJ family phage tail tip protein: MSIELTAMPLLDPAQGRINAAMPEGLTLLEMVKQSFPSMSGQDQKNLRVCLVTAKGAQVIEQRFWRCTRPREGVRVIIRLIPGKSALRQILTVVISVVALAFAPTVAAYFGVTSELGVSLIAAGLNVVGLMLLNALIPVPTPDEISKKNTYSISGLQNQLRRDEPVPLVLGKHRFAPPFGAMSYTEIIGDQQYVRALFCFGYGRLKLSDFKLGETSIDDYRDVDIEVREGVDGDAPITLYPNQVLEDPTSIELTRPYPRDDAGEIIHGSTPTETPIRRYTAVDTETASIILGFPSGLFAVNGKGNLYYATVEIRIRQRLAGAVNWIDVETLKISAKERSGFFRQHTWKLPSRGRWQIEVTRLTGESTSTSRSDRSYISALQSIRPEYPVNFDKPLALVAMRIRATYQLNGALDNFNAVVERYAPVWTGTGWSDGLSRNPASSYVQALTGPSNPYPVPVGEIDWDMIGRWYEFCATKGLKYDNVHGSSETLADMLLKICAAGRATPRHDGLKWGVVVDRPDDLIVDHINPRNSAEFTWSRQYFNPPHAFRVKFFDETNGYQEAERIIPWPGYTGDITLTEALNLPGKTDPDEIWIEGRRRMYELMHRPDVFTATQDGAIRVATRGDTIMGSFDVLERSQVAARVVDVTGDSIVLDEEVLIEADKPYAIRFRTFAPGDTIGQSVVRDVVASPGETSVLRLPAGESGPQVGDLVHFGVKATESIALKVKGVEAGENFSSILNMVAAAPEIEALVDAETTPEWSGRVGGVLIPAAPPPPPSAPEFTMIATGINGTGNADHIRVLVAPVSGSTAVVSKLRIEHRLGGGSTWTAIEVPVADGGALIDNYSNGDAVDLRALAISEDGQQGPYTPVVQVLIGSSDPIIPGFMPTSSIVIRGALGYAAVTVAISSVNPPSQIQLYRAPSGTALDKVQHAVGEPFTVTASTTAVYIDGDGTRVNLLEDGDFTLATAWTAGPNWTLSGGSATHSAGSADNLSQPVNLVAGQDYRIALTVSGRTAGSITPQLSGGLVVAGNAVVSDGLALDRLTAASGNNTFELVASTDFDGTVDDVVIFMETPESIPAGLYDYYLEPQTLGGFLEVIPGPLSAPVTTQIK; the protein is encoded by the coding sequence ATGAGCATTGAACTAACCGCGATGCCCCTGCTGGATCCCGCCCAGGGCCGCATCAATGCGGCCATGCCGGAAGGGTTGACCTTGCTGGAAATGGTGAAGCAGTCCTTCCCTTCAATGTCCGGGCAGGACCAAAAGAACCTGCGTGTCTGTTTGGTCACGGCCAAGGGTGCGCAGGTCATCGAGCAGCGGTTCTGGCGCTGCACACGCCCGCGTGAAGGGGTGCGCGTTATCATCCGGCTGATTCCCGGAAAGTCTGCCCTGCGGCAAATCCTGACCGTTGTAATTTCGGTTGTCGCGCTTGCATTTGCTCCGACGGTTGCGGCATATTTCGGGGTCACCAGCGAGTTGGGGGTCAGCCTGATTGCGGCGGGGCTGAATGTGGTCGGGCTGATGCTGCTGAATGCGCTGATACCGGTGCCGACGCCCGACGAGATCAGCAAGAAGAACACCTATTCGATCTCCGGCCTGCAGAACCAGTTGCGGCGGGATGAGCCTGTGCCGCTGGTGCTGGGAAAACACCGTTTTGCGCCACCGTTCGGCGCGATGTCCTACACCGAGATTATTGGCGATCAGCAGTATGTAAGAGCGCTCTTTTGCTTTGGTTACGGGCGTCTGAAATTGAGCGATTTCAAGCTGGGCGAAACCTCGATCGATGATTACAGGGATGTGGATATAGAGGTGCGGGAGGGGGTGGACGGGGATGCCCCCATAACCCTGTACCCAAATCAGGTTCTGGAAGACCCGACCAGTATCGAGTTGACCCGCCCGTATCCCCGTGATGATGCGGGGGAAATTATTCACGGCAGCACCCCGACAGAAACCCCGATCCGCCGATACACCGCAGTTGATACCGAAACGGCCTCGATCATTCTGGGGTTTCCGTCAGGCCTGTTCGCAGTCAATGGCAAGGGAAATCTGTATTACGCCACTGTTGAAATCAGAATCCGGCAGCGTCTGGCCGGTGCCGTGAACTGGATCGATGTCGAGACCCTGAAAATATCCGCCAAGGAGAGGTCCGGGTTCTTTCGGCAGCACACATGGAAACTACCCTCGCGCGGGCGCTGGCAAATCGAGGTCACAAGATTGACCGGGGAGTCGACCTCGACCAGTCGCTCCGACCGTTCCTATATTTCAGCCCTGCAATCGATCAGGCCCGAGTATCCGGTCAACTTCGACAAGCCTCTGGCTCTTGTCGCGATGCGCATCCGGGCGACCTATCAGCTGAATGGCGCACTGGATAATTTCAATGCTGTCGTTGAACGTTATGCCCCTGTGTGGACCGGAACCGGCTGGTCGGATGGTCTGTCCAGAAATCCGGCAAGTTCATATGTTCAGGCCCTGACAGGGCCATCAAATCCCTATCCTGTCCCCGTCGGCGAAATAGATTGGGATATGATTGGCCGCTGGTATGAGTTTTGCGCGACCAAGGGTCTGAAATATGACAACGTACACGGGTCATCCGAAACACTTGCAGACATGCTGTTGAAGATTTGTGCTGCAGGTCGCGCCACACCGCGCCACGATGGATTGAAGTGGGGTGTTGTTGTGGATCGACCGGACGATTTGATTGTGGATCACATCAATCCGCGCAACTCGGCCGAGTTCACATGGAGCCGCCAGTATTTCAACCCGCCCCATGCTTTTCGCGTGAAATTCTTTGATGAGACCAATGGTTATCAGGAGGCGGAGCGGATCATACCGTGGCCGGGCTACACCGGTGACATCACCCTTACCGAGGCCCTCAACTTGCCCGGCAAAACCGATCCGGACGAAATCTGGATCGAGGGCCGCCGACGGATGTACGAGCTGATGCACCGACCGGACGTATTCACGGCCACACAGGACGGGGCTATTCGGGTGGCCACGCGCGGCGACACAATCATGGGCAGCTTTGATGTGCTGGAGCGCAGTCAGGTTGCCGCGCGGGTGGTGGATGTGACGGGTGACAGCATCGTGCTGGATGAAGAGGTCTTGATCGAGGCTGACAAGCCCTATGCAATACGGTTCCGCACTTTTGCCCCGGGCGATACGATTGGACAGTCTGTTGTGCGTGATGTTGTCGCTTCACCCGGTGAAACCTCGGTGCTGCGACTGCCGGCGGGCGAAAGCGGACCGCAGGTCGGTGATCTGGTTCATTTCGGGGTCAAGGCGACCGAGAGCATCGCCCTGAAGGTGAAGGGGGTCGAGGCCGGCGAGAATTTCTCCAGCATCCTGAATATGGTGGCTGCAGCGCCGGAGATCGAGGCGCTGGTAGATGCCGAAACCACGCCTGAATGGAGTGGCCGCGTCGGTGGAGTTCTGATACCGGCGGCTCCACCGCCACCGCCCTCTGCTCCTGAATTCACGATGATTGCCACGGGGATCAACGGGACAGGTAACGCAGATCATATCCGCGTTCTTGTTGCGCCGGTGTCCGGCTCGACAGCGGTTGTCAGCAAGCTGCGAATTGAACACAGACTAGGCGGCGGGTCGACATGGACAGCGATCGAGGTTCCGGTGGCAGATGGTGGTGCGTTGATTGATAATTACTCGAACGGAGATGCAGTCGATCTGCGCGCATTGGCAATTTCCGAGGATGGACAGCAGGGTCCGTATACGCCTGTTGTTCAGGTTTTGATAGGTTCCAGTGATCCGATCATCCCCGGATTTATGCCTACCAGTTCCATCGTAATTCGGGGGGCATTGGGTTATGCCGCCGTCACTGTTGCAATCAGTTCCGTCAACCCGCCATCCCAAATCCAGCTGTACCGCGCCCCGTCCGGTACTGCACTGGACAAGGTCCAGCATGCTGTGGGTGAACCGTTCACAGTCACGGCCTCGACGACGGCGGTCTATATTGATGGTGATGGCACGCGGGTGAATTTACTGGAAGATGGAGATTTCACGCTGGCGACTGCCTGGACCGCCGGTCCGAACTGGACCCTGTCCGGAGGCAGTGCGACCCACAGCGCCGGTTCCGCCGACAATCTGTCCCAGCCGGTCAATCTGGTAGCCGGTCAGGATTACAGGATCGCACTGACCGTTAGCGGACGCACTGCGGGATCGATAACGCCGCAGCTTTCAGGCGGTCTGGTGGTGGCCGGAAATGCCGTTGTTTCGGACGGTTTGGCGCTGGATCGTTTGACTGCGGCAAGTGGCAACAACACGTTCGAACTGGTGGCCTCGACAGACTTTGACGGGACGGTTGATGATGTGGTGATTTTCATGGAGACCCCGGAATCAATTCCAGCCGGTTTGTATGACTACTACCTCGAACCCCAAACCCTTGGGGGCTTTTTGGAGGTCATTCCCGGTCCATTATCGGCACCTGTAACGACGCAGATAAAATAG
- a CDS encoding lysozyme inhibitor LprI family protein, translated as MSILASPLWAEDGMVERYGPLLTQCYAQAADAAALKDCIGAMSGNCMAREEQGETTYGMATCTASETEVWDGLLNDEYRQTMTYMKALDKDEAEIFPEFANRADALKKAQRAWLVYRDASCDLQYAIGGSGSIRQLYGAGCFMQMTAERTIGLKQMREVEG; from the coding sequence ATGAGTATTCTTGCCTCCCCGCTTTGGGCCGAGGATGGCATGGTTGAACGCTATGGCCCCTTGCTGACCCAATGCTATGCGCAGGCTGCGGATGCTGCGGCACTGAAAGACTGCATCGGCGCGATGTCGGGCAACTGCATGGCGCGGGAGGAGCAGGGCGAAACCACATATGGCATGGCGACCTGCACCGCGTCCGAGACCGAGGTCTGGGACGGGTTACTGAATGACGAATACCGCCAGACGATGACCTATATGAAGGCGCTGGACAAGGATGAGGCCGAGATATTCCCCGAATTCGCCAACCGTGCCGATGCGCTGAAAAAGGCGCAGCGGGCGTGGCTGGTGTATCGGGATGCTTCCTGTGATCTGCAATATGCGATTGGCGGGTCGGGGAGCATCCGGCAATTATATGGCGCGGGCTGTTTTATGCAGATGACGGCAGAACGCACGATCGGGTTGAAACAAATGCGCGAGGTCGAGGGATGA
- a CDS encoding carboxyl transferase domain-containing protein, whose product MKLLSQSIPSSETFQANRKGHLEALAVINEAAALAAAGGGERSRDRHLSRGKMLPRERVANLLDAGSPFLEIGATAAHGMYGGAAPCAGVIAGVGQVHGRDVMVVCNDATVKGGTYYPMTVKKHLRAQEIAEECNLPCVYLVDSGGANLPNQDEVFPDRDHFGRIFYNQARMSAKGIAQIAVVMGSCTAGGAYVPAMSDVSIIVKEQGTIFLAGPPLVKAATGEVVTAEDLGGGDVHTRLSGVADYLAEDDTHALALARDAVRNLNGGGGVNPALRMVAPEEPAYDPEELLGVVPADLRTPYDIREVIARVVDGSRFDEFKARFGETLVTGFAHLKGIPVGIIANNGVLFSEAAQKGAHFVELCSQRNIPLIFLQNITGFMVGRKYENEGIARHGAKLVTAVATTNVPKVTMVIGGSFGAGNYGMAGRAYQPRFMWSWPNSRISVMGGEQAAGVLATVKRDAIERGGGEWSAEEEAAFKQPTIDMFEEQSHPLYASARLWDDGVIDPRKTRDVLWLSLRAALNAPIEETRFGLFRM is encoded by the coding sequence ATGAAACTTTTATCACAATCCATCCCATCCTCCGAAACATTCCAGGCCAACCGCAAGGGGCATCTCGAGGCTTTGGCGGTGATCAACGAGGCGGCGGCTTTGGCGGCGGCGGGCGGTGGCGAACGGTCGCGGGACCGGCATCTGTCGCGGGGCAAGATGTTGCCGCGGGAACGGGTGGCGAACCTGCTGGATGCGGGATCGCCTTTTCTGGAAATCGGCGCAACGGCGGCGCATGGCATGTATGGCGGCGCGGCCCCCTGTGCCGGTGTGATCGCCGGTGTCGGGCAGGTGCACGGGCGTGACGTCATGGTCGTGTGCAATGACGCCACCGTCAAGGGCGGCACCTATTATCCGATGACGGTAAAAAAGCACCTGCGTGCACAAGAGATTGCCGAAGAATGCAATCTGCCCTGCGTCTATCTAGTGGACAGCGGCGGGGCGAACCTGCCCAATCAGGACGAAGTGTTCCCCGACCGCGACCATTTCGGGCGGATTTTCTATAATCAGGCGCGGATGTCGGCCAAGGGCATTGCCCAGATCGCCGTGGTGATGGGGTCTTGCACGGCGGGCGGGGCCTATGTGCCGGCGATGTCGGATGTGTCGATTATCGTCAAGGAACAAGGCACGATCTTTCTGGCGGGGCCACCACTGGTCAAGGCAGCCACCGGCGAGGTGGTCACGGCCGAGGATCTGGGCGGCGGGGATGTGCATACGCGCCTGTCCGGTGTTGCGGACTATCTTGCTGAGGATGATACCCACGCGCTGGCACTGGCGCGGGATGCTGTGCGCAATCTGAACGGTGGCGGCGGGGTGAACCCCGCCCTACGGATGGTTGCACCCGAGGAGCCGGCCTATGACCCCGAGGAACTGTTGGGGGTGGTGCCGGCCGATTTGCGCACGCCCTATGACATTCGCGAGGTGATCGCGCGGGTGGTGGATGGCAGCCGGTTTGACGAATTCAAGGCACGGTTCGGCGAAACGCTGGTGACAGGGTTTGCCCATCTGAAGGGCATTCCCGTCGGGATCATCGCCAACAACGGCGTGCTGTTTTCCGAAGCCGCCCAGAAGGGCGCGCATTTTGTCGAACTGTGCAGCCAGCGGAATATCCCGCTGATTTTCCTGCAAAATATCACCGGTTTCATGGTGGGCCGGAAATATGAAAACGAGGGCATCGCGCGGCACGGGGCCAAGCTGGTGACAGCGGTAGCCACCACCAATGTGCCCAAGGTAACGATGGTGATCGGCGGCAGTTTTGGCGCTGGCAATTACGGCATGGCCGGTCGGGCGTATCAGCCACGGTTCATGTGGTCCTGGCCCAACAGCCGGATTTCAGTGATGGGAGGTGAGCAGGCGGCGGGGGTTCTGGCCACTGTGAAACGTGATGCGATTGAACGGGGTGGTGGCGAATGGTCCGCCGAGGAAGAAGCCGCTTTCAAGCAGCCGACGATTGATATGTTCGAGGAGCAGTCGCACCCGCTCTATGCCTCGGCACGTCTGTGGGATGACGGGGTGATTGATCCGCGCAAAACGCGGGATGTGTTGTGGCTGAGCCTGCGGGCCGCGCTGAATGCGCCGATTGAAGAGACGAGGTTCGGACTGTTCCGGATGTGA
- a CDS encoding lysozyme inhibitor LprI family protein, protein MKRTCLKYAAYALLAMLPEAGAVAAQELVFSMQATDACIADSGHEGNTEQCIGVSANLCMERTNGGQSTAGMVACMGAELEAWDQRLNAAYAELMAREKAEDKEMADLGSAAPKQSPALLDMQRKWIAYRDARCNYIGAQWGGGSGTGPAVQGCHMVMTGKLALFLQQMLTDY, encoded by the coding sequence ATGAAACGGACTTGTTTGAAATACGCGGCATATGCTTTGTTGGCCATGTTGCCGGAGGCAGGGGCTGTGGCAGCGCAGGAACTGGTGTTTTCAATGCAGGCGACGGATGCCTGTATTGCCGACAGCGGACACGAGGGGAATACAGAGCAATGCATCGGGGTATCTGCCAACCTATGCATGGAGCGCACGAATGGCGGGCAAAGCACTGCCGGAATGGTCGCCTGCATGGGGGCCGAGCTTGAGGCGTGGGATCAGCGTTTGAACGCGGCCTATGCCGAATTGATGGCGCGGGAAAAGGCCGAGGACAAGGAAATGGCCGATCTGGGGTCGGCCGCGCCAAAACAGTCACCGGCTTTGCTGGACATGCAGCGCAAATGGATCGCCTATCGCGATGCCCGTTGTAACTATATCGGCGCGCAATGGGGTGGCGGGAGCGGCACAGGGCCGGCGGTGCAGGGCTGCCATATGGTGATGACGGGCAAACTGGCGCTGTTCCTGCAACAGATGCTGACGGATTATTGA